In Rhizobium oryzihabitans, one DNA window encodes the following:
- a CDS encoding IS701 family transposase has product MADWNTELSAFLQPFLEKLGHKKRRQMCPLYVSGLIGPGDRKSIEPMAERFAPGQYDRLHHFISDGLWDAVPLEAELALQADRIVGASDAFLVIDDTGLPKKGDHSVGVAPQYASMLGKRANCQTLVSVTLAREEVPVPVGLRLFLPDSWIGDQERMAKAGVPDDMRTSRTKPEIALAEIDRLIVTGVRFGTVLADAGYGLSAAFRKGLSERGLTWAVGIPKHQKVYPDDVGLIFPVSGHGRPRKHSIPDTLSVAAETMLASASWKKVSWRRGTKGRLTARFAALRIRIADGTPQRIYDKGQQHMPGEAAWLVGEWRSNDERKYYLSNLPVDATLKVLAAAIKARWVCEQAHQQMKEELGLDHFEGRSWQGLHRHALMTMIAYAFLQHQRLQTAKWEKKEAKSSPRAA; this is encoded by the coding sequence ATGGCGGATTGGAATACGGAGCTTTCAGCATTTTTGCAGCCGTTTCTGGAGAAGCTTGGACACAAGAAACGGCGACAGATGTGTCCACTTTATGTGTCGGGGCTTATCGGCCCCGGAGACCGCAAAAGTATTGAGCCGATGGCGGAACGGTTCGCTCCAGGCCAGTATGACCGCCTCCACCATTTCATTTCCGACGGCCTTTGGGATGCTGTTCCTCTTGAGGCCGAGCTCGCGCTGCAGGCGGACAGGATCGTTGGCGCATCCGATGCGTTTCTGGTGATTGATGACACCGGCCTGCCGAAGAAGGGTGATCATTCGGTCGGAGTCGCGCCGCAATACGCCTCGATGCTGGGCAAGAGAGCAAATTGCCAGACGCTGGTGTCGGTGACGCTTGCGCGAGAAGAGGTGCCGGTCCCGGTTGGCCTGCGTCTGTTCCTGCCGGATAGCTGGATCGGTGATCAGGAGCGCATGGCGAAGGCTGGGGTCCCAGACGACATGCGGACCTCTCGCACGAAGCCGGAGATTGCTCTTGCCGAGATCGATCGGTTGATCGTGACCGGTGTCCGGTTTGGCACAGTGCTGGCTGACGCAGGTTACGGCCTGTCGGCTGCGTTCCGAAAGGGCTTGAGTGAACGTGGCCTCACCTGGGCGGTCGGTATCCCCAAGCATCAGAAGGTTTATCCCGATGATGTCGGATTGATCTTTCCCGTCTCCGGTCATGGCCGTCCTCGCAAGCATTCGATCCCCGACACCCTTTCGGTTGCCGCCGAAACGATGTTGGCATCTGCAAGCTGGAAGAAGGTCAGTTGGCGCCGCGGCACAAAAGGTCGCCTGACCGCACGGTTTGCAGCATTGCGCATCCGGATCGCCGATGGCACGCCGCAGCGCATCTATGACAAGGGACAGCAGCACATGCCGGGCGAAGCGGCCTGGCTAGTTGGCGAATGGCGATCAAACGACGAGCGCAAATACTACCTGTCCAACCTGCCCGTCGATGCGACATTGAAAGTGCTGGCGGCCGCGATCAAGGCGAGATGGGTCTGCGAACAGGCACATCAGCAGATGAAAGAGGAGCTCGGTCTCGATCACTTCGAGGGCCGATCGTGGCAAGGCCTACATCGGCACGCTCTGATGACGATGATCGCTTATGCTTTTCTCCAGCACCAGAGATTGCAAACTGCAAAGTGGGAAAAAAAAGAAGCAAAGAGTTCGCCGAGGGCCGCCTGA